Sequence from the Cucurbita pepo subsp. pepo cultivar mu-cu-16 chromosome LG02, ASM280686v2, whole genome shotgun sequence genome:
TAGCCCTCCAAAACTCATAGGCCACACGCAAATCCCCTCCATGAACACACCGCCAGCTGTTCTGCTTCTTCAGGTTCTCCATTTCCTCATCGGATCCTTGTTCCGCAGTTCCATCAGATTTTCTAGCCTCTCAAACGCTTTGCTGAATCCTCGTAAACTGCACGAAAAACACCTCCGATTTTCGAGTTTTAGGTTCGATGGACTCCTTCGCTGCAAACAAATCGAAGAAGAAGTTCTTTCCGTGTTTCCGATCGACGGCTTCCAGCGGCCCTGTCAGGACGGTGCGAGGTGTGGACGCTGCAGACGAACAGGTTTTTCCGTTCATGGCGGTGGAAGAGAGGAACGGTATGATGCTTCACAATGTGCAGCCGTTTGATGGATGCGGCAACGTTTCTGGTCGCCAGAAAAAGGGAGGCGGCGGTGGTGCTTTGTCGCGTGCGCTTAAGGCCGTCTTATTCGGAACTTCATTGGTTTGTCCGCTGATTCTGACAGCTTTTGAAATGAAACGCTAATTTcgttctctgtttttctttttctatggTTGACATTTTTCGATTATTCGATTGATTTTCCTAACGCGGATTTCGGATGTTCTTTGAGTGTTGCAGGCGAAGAAGATCAGAAAAAGGAAACGAAAACAGAAGGAAAATTCGAATGAGGAGAATCAGAGACGTCAACTTCTGTCTTCAATTAGCAGCAGATCATCAGATCCAAATTTCCGCAACTATTCTACCTGTTCTTCGCGCATTTCTGCGCCATTTTCATCCGCCTCATTCTGCAGTTCGTCTCCTACCTCCCCGGAAATCAACGAAATATCATTTCGATTTCATCCAACTGCCTCGAATCGCTTGTTCAGGCAGATTAATCTCAGAAAAACCTCCCGCTGTTGGTTTGTTCTATTGGTAGGTCTTCTAAGCTTGATTTTATGGGAAAAAATCGGAGCTACTGTGTGCACTTCGATTTGGATCCTCTGTTTCCATTTTTACCGCCGTGAAATCGGATTCAGGTCGCCGGACGACAAGGCCAGTGCGGCGGCCATGAGTTCCGACGAATACAAGAAGAGAACCATCCTGGAAGGATTTCTGAACAGAGATCGTTCGGCTGTTCGTAATTCAATCACACACATTGATTGACCTAACTGCCAAATGGCGCCAGAAAGATTCGAAATGGCGTTTCATGCATTTTTCGatatgaatttgaaaaacgtcATTTCGAGTTTGTTCGTGACAGATATGAACGAGAAACAAATTTACCAATTCTCNaaaaaaaaaaaaaaaaaaaaaaaaaaaaaaaaaaaaaaaaggaagtacCGTGAAATTCTCacattaattgatgttttctttctccataAAATCACATTGTAAATGTGTAGAGTAGAAGCTTTCAACCTTAGTGAGTTTGATTGGTTTGTCAAACTGTGCTAATTAAGAATGGTCTTTGTACAATTCTgatgtaaatatttttgttaataacaCACTCACATGTACATAATTCATATGATCCCACCCAAATTATAAGACTCAAGCtgcggttttttttttttcatcttagttgaatatatttaaattttagttatgtCAACGATCAATACAGAAAACACGGTTCtcatgaatattaaaaatatttgacgtAGATgctaataatatttgaattttgagttttacgagattttagttataaatATGAGTTATATGGTGGATAAGTAAATATGTTAGTACGctagtaaaaatgaaaaacagaacaactcaattcaactcaatcaaaaaataaagggttgggttgtgaattATATTCAAACTATTACCGTCACCCACCTACCTAACCAATTTGAATTTGTCTacaaaaaagttttaatgCAACTCTGAAAATTTGCAAATATGGAAGAATCAACTAAATAACAGTAAAAAGAGTAATCCTCTCGAACTGTGTATAATTATTATGCTAGTTTATCAGTTATAACATTTGATCACAAATAAACGACATATATTGTGATTGAAATCTAAATTACTACTAATTAAGTGTTAGTCTTGGTATAGGTAGCCAATAAGTGATAGAAGTAATAAATTGCTATCATTGATAGACTTGTAACAATAGGCATACTAAAAGTTGTGAATGGAATCGACCGGTCATAgacatttaaaagtaaattgaaacccgaaaaacataatttgaaaaacaaaacacgaaaataaaaaaaagagtacGAAAAACACGTGTGAATACTTAAAtctatttaaaagttaatagaTTTGTATATAACGGATCATAATGGGCTATTTAtctaacattaaaataaaaaatagcgaaattttaatttttcagatcACGTGAATATTCGAGCTTCTAACGTCTTAGTCAGTCTTATATATCTCGataaattaaactatatttaaatagtaacttaaaataaatatttgagagttgtatttaaatatagataaaaagtaatatatatatatatatataatattaataaaaataatttgagtaacggtttatttttataatttaaataattttatttcaatttaaaagtaattgaaattttatttcaatttaaaagtaattgaaaactTACCGTTGTTACTCTACCAAGTTATAAATGTCAATACTTTGATTGGTTTATGACGTCAATCATTAATAGTGTTGACTTTTTGCCcttaatcttattttaattaattttaatcaatttactcttaattattaataattttgagtaTTTTGAACGGTCTACCGTATAAGATTAGGAATAACAatttcaacgacttttcaaTCTCTCAAATCAGAgttaaaacgaagaaattacaaTCGAGACAACATACTCGACGTAATGATGTGGCACCTAAATCAAAATGATAGACAAATCAAAGTAAGACACTTATAATTTTGGAAGAAtaacaaatggtggagtttttcttattgttatatttaaaataaaattatttttacaaaatataaatttgaatctaacggtttacatgaatttttattattactatattatattattatattattatattttaaaattttaaaattttagtgatTACTCACCtatattttatcattattatatttataataaattttgaatttgtcaTGGTTACCGGCATTGTTTTGTTACTCTCTTTAAACTTCCAAATTTATTTCtgttcatcttattcttgagaggaTACTCTCTCTAAGCTTCCAAGTTTATTTCTGTTCTCAAGTTTATTTCTGttcatcttattttttagAGGGATTATTAgtgtattgtgagaaaatagttgtgagtgtttcaaattttaaatctacCATTTGAGAGGGTTGTGGTGTGTTGCtaccaaattcaaatacttgtacCAGTTTCATCCTGCGCcatggaaaggattgagtttgctcttaaactcgtaaaaagaacggtgtagcggtttggcTCTGATCCGGAGAAAGAGTCAGAaagtttttattcaaattctcaatAGGCGATTGGgaagtggagtaggtcgaatttgaccgaaccactataaaactagggtgtcatattttctaactctttcatttttaatttcaaagttATTATTGCAATTTATCACATGTTCTACtcaattattgttttgacttcaattattttgttacACTAATTATCATCTTATACTTGTTTGTAAAAAGTTTATCATTAGTaaaattaatcacgtttaaacacttttatcgtTAAAATCCTATTCACCCCTCTAGAttgccataccgatccaacaaATACTGTCGCCACATCATCACATTGGCTATCTTGTTCCGACTAaaacttcttcgttttagctaTGATTTTAGCTAATAAAAAACAGATGTTGAAATTGTTATTCCCAACCTTAAACAAAATACTgagaattgttaataattgaatgCAGATATTTTATCctcaaaacattaattaattaattaatatatatataatatatataaaaaataatttggcattatttgaataaaatccTATAATCTAAGAATTGAAGGCAGtaattcaagtttttttttaattattaaatttgtagtaaaattaaaagtttaggagGGGCAAATACTAGCAATATCGTTAAATTATGggataaaaatggaaatatttctatccttttttttctcccccAAAAAAGTAGGAGTCATCAACTGGGCCAAGATTCAAGCAGGCCCACGATTTCGCGTTCGTTTGAAAGCCCATTGAATAATGgcccattaaaaaaaagcatCTTCGTCTAAAACATTCCCCTCATCTTCCTTGTCTTTCACTCCGTTTCACTGTCGTTTTCCATTCCGTACCAGTTCCCCCGAAATCTCCGAGCTTACATTCTCTTGAATTTCTCAATCCCACTTCCAAATTTCTTCATGGATCCTCAGCACCAGCTTCGGAATCCCAC
This genomic interval carries:
- the LOC111789371 gene encoding uncharacterized protein LOC111789371 produces the protein MDSFAANKSKKKFFPCFRSTASSGPVRTVRGVDAADEQVFPFMAVEERNGMMLHNVQPFDGCGNVSGRQKKGGGGGALSRALKAVLFGTSLAKKIRKRKRKQKENSNEENQRRQLLSSISSRSSDPNFRNYSTCSSRISAPFSSASFCSSSPTSPEINEISFRFHPTASNRLFRQINLRKTSRCWFVLLVGLLSLILWEKIGATVCTSIWILCFHFYRREIGFRSPDDKASAAAMSSDEYKKRTILEGFLNRDRSAVRNSITHID